A window of the Hevea brasiliensis isolate MT/VB/25A 57/8 chromosome 6, ASM3005281v1, whole genome shotgun sequence genome harbors these coding sequences:
- the LOC110670394 gene encoding cytochrome P450 93B2 codes for MILEDLIFYAIVFVLSYFLLSKILYNKLYGHLPPSPLALPIIGHLHLLDPLMHQALHKLSSRYGPLMYLRLGSVQSLVVSNPEMAKEFLKTHDRTFSYRIFNQAIDYLTYNAATPLAPYGSLWIFIKKLSISELLGSHTLNKFLPIRNQELHSFLGLVFDKAKAGESINVTKEILRFTNSIISQMILSTRRSLEADEEEEAIKLVREVTEVFGQFNVSDFIWFLKNWDLQGFRRKLEDIRGRYDVLLEKIITKREQERKKKSYKSENGSVKDFLDLLLDIMEDENSEMKLSRDHLKGLVMDYLTAGTDSTAVSIEWAIAEMINHPMELKKAREELERVVGKDRLVQESDVPNLPYLQAIIKETFRLHPPIPLILRSSIEECKVNDYTIPNGTLLIVNLWSIGRDPETWKNPLEFRPERFLPTRSDNQGYWVGPLDVRGQHYQLLPFGTGRRNCTGMSSAMQILPITLAAMIQCFDWKVVNSRSPEVDGDNVVDMTEKPGITAPLAHELVCVPIARFSPHNTFNAA; via the exons ATGATTCTTGAGGACCTCATATTCTACGCCATTGTCTTTGTTCTCTCGTACTTCCTTCTTAGTAAAATCTTGTACAACAAATTATATGGCCACCTTCCTCCAAGTCCATTGGCCTTACCAATCATCGGCCACCTCCATCTCCTAGACCCTCTCATGCACCAAGCCTTACACAAGCTTTCCTCTCGCTATGGCCCCTTGATGTACCTTCGCCTTGGTTCAGTCCAGTCTCTTGTAGTCTCCAACCCTGAAATGGCTAAAGAATTTCTCAAGACGCATGACCGTACATTCTCTTATCGCATATTCAACCAAGCCATCGATTACCTTACTTACAATGCTGCGACTCCCCTGGCACCCTATGGCTCTCTCTGGATTTTCATTAAAAAACTGAGCATATCTGAGCTCCTAGGCAGCCATACCCTTAACAAATTCCTTCCTATAAGAAACCAAGAGTTGCATTCTTTTCTTGGACTAGTATTCGACAAGGCCAAAGCAGGCGAGAGCATTAATGTCACAAAGGAGATATTAAGATTTACCAACAGCATAATCTCTCAGATGATACTAAGTACAAGGCGTTCACTAGAGGCCGATGAGGAGGAAGAGGCCATAAAACTGGTGCGTGAGGTGACAGAGGTCTTTGGACAATTTAATGTTTCAGATTTTATATGGTTTCTAAAGAACTGGGATTTGCAAGGGTTTCGAAGGAAGCTGGAGGACATCCGCGGGCGTTATGATGTATTGTTAGAGAAAATCATCACAAAGcgtgaacaagaaagaaagaagaagagctaCAAAAGTGAAAATGGATCAGTGAAGGATTTTCTTGACCTTCTGCTTGATATTATGGAAGACGAAAACTCTGAGATGAAGTTAAGCAGAGATCATTTGAAAGGATTAGTTATG GACTACCTGACAGCTGGCACAGATTCAACAGCAGTGTCAATTGAATGGGCAATAGCAGAGATGATCAATCATCCAATGGAGCTGAAAAAAGCAAGGGAAGAGCTTGAAAGAGTTGTAGGGAAAGACAGGCTAGTACAAGAATCAGATGTTCCAAATCTTCCATACCTCCAAGCCATCATAAAGGAAACATTCAGGCTTCACCCACCAATTCCGCTGATCCTTAGGAGTTCCATTGAAGAATGCAAAGTGAACGACTACACCATCCCTAACGGCACCTTGCTTATAGTAAACCTGTGGTCCATTGGCAGGGATCCTGAAACCTGGAAGAATCCATTAGAGTTTCGGCCTGAAAGATTCTTGCCAACAAGAAGCGATAATCAAGGTTACTGGGTAGGTCCTTTAGATGTTAGAGGCCAACATTATCAATTACTGCCATTTGGTACTGGAAGGAGGAATTGCACTGGCATGTCCTCAGCTATGCAGATTTTGCCCATCACATTGGCAGCAATGATTCAGTGCTTCGATTGGAAGGTGGTGAATTCACGGTCACCGGAAGTTGACGGAGATAATGTGGTTGATATGACTGAAAAGCCTGGAATCACAGCTCCATTAGCCCATGAACTTGTGTGTGTTCCGATAGCACGTTTCAGTCCACACAATACTTTCAACGCTGCATAA